The Desulfotignum phosphitoxidans DSM 13687 genomic sequence GGCCCATCCCCGGTGTTACACCCAAAAAGCGTTTGATTCCCGGATTTTCCGATTTGAGCATGTCATCCACATTCTGGGAGGTGATACCCAGTTCTTCCGCCTCGATCAACGCCATCATGGTCCAGTTGACAATATCGAACCATTGATCATCTCCATGCCGGACCACCGGGGCCAGCGGTTCTTTGGAAATGACTTCCGGCAGCAGCATATAATCTTCGGGATTGGGTGCCACGGACCGGTTGCCTGCCAGCTGGGACATGTCAGACGTCAATGCATCGCAACGACCGGCAAAAAAAGCTTTGTTCAGCTCAGCGGTATTTTCAATGACCACGGGAGACCATTTCATGCCGTTGGCCCGGAAAAAATCAGCGGCATTCATTTCCGTGGTAGTGCCGGGAAGGACACAGACGGTGGCGCCGTCCAGTTCTTTGGCGCTTTTGATACCCAATGCTTTGGGGACCAGAAACCCCTGGCCGTCATAGTAGTTGGGCTGAACAAAATTCAAGCCGGACTGGGTTTCTCTGGACAGGGTCTGGGTAGTATTCCTGCACAGTACGTCAATCTCTTTGGACTGAAGGGCCGGCAGCCGCTGGACCGCTGTCAGGGCCGTGAATTTGACTTTGGATGCATCGCCGAATACCGCTGCGGCAATGGCTTTGGCCGTGTCCACATCCAGACCTTTCATTTCGCCCTTTTCATCGGGCATGCCGAATCCGAACAAGCTGCCGTTGATGCCGACATCAACATAGCCCTTGGCTTTGACATCATCCAGGGTACCGGCCATGGCCATGGCAGACATGGCAAGAATACTGATACACGCAACGACCATTTTAAGTGGTTTCATGAATCCTTTCCTCCTGTGGTTTAAAGTTTACTTCATTAACGTGGGGGTAAATACGAAATTACCATTCATGTATTAGCACACCCCGGTAAATTATCAAGATTTTTTTCGGTTATTCCTGGTTATTAACCAGTGGATCCGGGTAAAAATTTAAGTACAACAGCGCATTTGTATTGAAGACAGTACAAAAAAAGCGTAAAGTATCTGCATGAAAAATCCATTGAAATTATTCAGAGAGCCGGTCAACGCATTGTCTCATATGGCGGGCAGCCTGGCATCCATTGCCGGCCTGACCTTGATGGTGGTCATGGCCGCTGTCAAGGCCGATGCCTGGCATGTGGTGTCTTTTGCCATTTTCGGGACCACGCTGGTATTCATGTATACAGCCAGCTTTCTTTACCATGGCCTGCAATTGTCAGCCAAAACGCTGGCTATTTTTCGCCGCATCGATCATATCATGATTTTCATGGTCATTGCCGGATCATATACGCCTTTGTGCCTGGTGCCGCTGCGGGGACCCTGGGGATGGTCGCTGTTCGGCATCATCTGGGGATTTGCTGCGGTGGGAATCGTGCTGAAGCTGTTCTGGATGAATCTTCCCCGCTGGATCTCCACGTTGATCTACCTGGGTATGGGGTGGCTGTGCATGGTGGCGGTTTATCCGCTGGTACAAATTCTGGAACCAGCCCCGCTGTTATGGCTGGCCTTAGGTGGTTTGTTTTACAGTCTCGGAGCCCTGGTGTATATCTTCAAAAAACCGGATCCGTTTCCAAAAATGTTCGGGTTTCATGAAATCTGGCATATCTGTGTGCTGCTGGGCAGTGCCTGTCATTTCTGGCTGGTTTTCGGTTATCTGACATATCTGTGATCTGTCTGTTTTCGGACAATCAAATCATCACATGGTACAGGTTAATGAGGAGTGTTTCATGAAGATTCATCAGATTCGGAAATTAACCGATATGCATCATTTGAATCTGTTTTCCCTGACATATCAGGACCGGGTGGGCAAAGACAAAACCTGGACATTCGCGTCCCGGTCCGGCCCGAAAAATTTTGAAGAAACAACCCGGGATCGACCGGATGCCGTGGTGATCGTTCCCTATCATGTCAAAGAACAGCGCCTGGTGATCATTAGAGAGTTCCGGGTGGTGCTGGGGGGATATCAATACGGGTTTCCCGCCGGTTTGCTGGATCCGGGGGAAAGCGTAGTTACGGCCGGTCGGCGGGAGCTGTTCGAAGAAACCGGCCTGCACTTGACAAAGGTGCTGGCGCAGAGTCCTGCGGTTTTTTCCTCCTCAGGCATGACGGATGAATCCGTCAGTCTGTTGTACGCGGAATGCGACGGGGTTCCTTCCAGCGACCATATTGAGGATTCTGAAGATATTCAGGTGATTCTGCTTACCCCGCAGTCGGCTGAACAGCTGTTGAATACGCCGGACATCCGGTTTGACGTGAAAACCTGGGTGGTGCTGAAACAGTTTGCGGCCCACGGAATCATTTAAGAGATCCCATCGTGTTTTCCACAATCATATATTTTCTGGTGGCGTTGATCATTTATGCGACATCGGAACTGTTTGGTGTCAATGGGCCAGGGACATCGCCCGGATGGCTGCAGAGCCTGGTGCTGGGCATCGGTTTTTTTCTGATCTGCCGGTTGAGTTTCCGGCGTATATTGAACGCTGCTAAAAAATCTGTCACCTTTCAGGAGGACCGGGCGGTTTCCAGCACCATATCCCGTTTATCTGTGCTGGCTTTACTGGTATTTGCCGTCAATATTTATGTGTTTCGCCTCAATACGGCATTTTCTCATGTTCAATTGTTTCAGAAGGTTCCCACGCTGGAAGCGTTGCTGTTTTTAGGATTGTTTGTTTCATACCTGGTCATGGTCTGGCATGCGGCCTATCCGGTTCAAAAACATTTGTTTTCCCGGCCGGTTTCCTGTAAACAATACATTTTTTCCCAGTTGTCATTTGCTTTGCCGCCATTGCTTCCCTGGCTGTGCCTGTCTTTGTTTGTGGATTTGATCCGGTTCATTGCGTATCCTCCGCTGGATGATCTGATGAACGGTCCGGCCGGTGAAATGATCATCATTATGGTGTTTATGGCCGGGATTGCGGTGTTCGGCCCGGTGTTCATCAAAACAATTTGGCAATGCCGGCCCATGGAGAAAGGGCTTGGCAGATCCCGGATCGAGGCGGTCTGTCATATGGCCGGATTGCGGTATGCCGATATTTTGATATGGGATCTGTTTGCCGGCTCCATGATCACGGCCGGTGTCATGGGTCTGGTGGGAAAATTCAGATATATCCTGGTGACCCCGGCCTTGCTCGGTTCTCTGAATGATGAGGAGCTGGCTGCGGTCATTCTCCACGAAATCGGTCATGTCAAGCACTGGCACATGCTGTATTATCTGGTTTTTTTTGCCGGATTCATCGCCTGTAACGCGGTGTTGTATGACCCCTTGATGCTTCTGGTTCTGGCAGGGGCGACCTATTTCCCGGAGCCTGTTTTTTCAGGAATAGACATATCTCAGGTTCATTCGGTGCTGATGGGTGCGATTCTCATCTGTTTTTTCATCGTATATTTCCGTTTCGTGTTCGGATTTTTTATGCGAAACTTTGAACGCCAGGCCGATCTTTATCTGTTTCGATTCTTTCCCAATGCCTTTCCCTTGATCCGGACATTTTATAAAATCGGCGCCATCAGCCGACAGGATATGGAACGTCCCAACTGGCATCACTTCAGCATTGGACAGCGCATCCGGTTTCTGGAAAAATGCCAGGAGAACAGCGCGTTGATTGCGCATCATCATCGCCGGGTCCGGCGCATGATCGGTGTTGCCGTGATCGGGTTGATCAGTGTCGTCGGGTTCGGATATCACCTGTCTTATGGTCAATTCAAGCCCGGGATTGACAATTTTGTTACCGGTCGGCTGGTGCTTGAGCAATTAAAGATGGATCCTGAAAATGCGGATCTGCATGTGGTTGCCGGAGATTTTCACTATGCGTCCCAGAATTTCATCCAGGCAATCGCCGCTTACGAATCCGCCATTGGTATCAACTCAAATCATGTCCATGCCCTCAATAATCTGGCCTGGCTTTTGGCGACATGCCCGGTAACGGAAATTCAGGACCCGGGCCGTGCGCTGAATCTGGCCGGCCGGGCCGTGGGCCTGGCACCCCAGTCGCCGTTTGTGCAAGACACCTATGCGGAAGCCCTGTTTGCCAACCACCGTGTGGCTGAAGCAGTATCAGCCGCTCGAAAAGCCCTTGAGCTGGCCCGGGACCGGCAAAATTATTATCAAAATCAGGTCCGGCGGTTTCAGCGGCACCTTGAACGCTGAACGACAACAAACTATCCGGATGAATCAAAGGTTACTGGCGGACTGGTACTCTTCAATGCCCTTGTGCATGGTTTTAACGGCCAGCTGGATGCAATGGTGTTTTTTTTCCGGAATGTTTTCAAGCCGTTTAAACACATCTCCGTCATTGATGGTCAATGCCTTGTCCAGGGGTTGACCCTTGATCAGATCCACCACGGCCATGGCAGCGGATATGGCACCGGCACACCCGGTGATCTCATACCGGACATCCTGAATGATGTTGTGTTCATCCACCTTGAGATAAATTTTCATGATATCGCCGCAGGAGCCGACTTTTTCAGATATCTGGCTGGCGTCCTGAAGATGACCCATATATTTTTTTTCAATAAAGTAATTGATGGCCGGTTCTGCATATCCGGCTTCAGACAGCATTTTCCGCTGGGAGGTGATGGCGTCGATTTCCGTTGTCACTGGTGTTTCCTTACTGGTTTCGGGCTCAAGGGGCATTGAATGCATCACCGACGGTTCGGAAAATCCATTCTCATGTCGAACCTGAGCATATTCAAGTTACGGCACATAAAATAACGGAATTCTGATTGTTGTCAAGGAAAATGCCGATTATTGGAAAAACAAAAGAAAATAACACTTGTGAATTGAACCAGTTATGATATGGTAAAAATGATTATTTCACCACTGACGGACCACACAAAGCCGATATCCCGACAAGGGTTGACCGGGCGATATATAGACGTTGATTATCATTTTGGTATACAGAAAAAGGAGACCCCGTCATGAAAGAGTTAATCAAGTACATTGCACAGTCTTTGGTCGATGATCCGGATCAGGTGGATGTCCAGGAAATAAAGGCGCAGCAGACCCTTGTTCTGGAGCTTCGGGTGGCAAAGGAGGATCTGGGGAAAGTCATCGGTAAAAAAGGCAGAACCGCCCAGGCAATGCGTACTATTCTTTCGTGCGCATCAGCCAAAGAGCAGAAACGGGTTATCCTGGAAATCGTGGAATAGTCCGGCTTACAAAATCCTGTCCGCATCAGGGGCTGTGAAAAAAACAGGTCCAGCGGTCATGCGATATGTTTTGCACCCTTTTGGAGAGTTCTTCAAAAAGCGGTTTAGTTTTCTGCCGTGAAAATTTTAAGTTTTCGCCATAATGCCGCGCGGCTGATGCCTAAAATTTCAGCCGCCTTTGACCGGTTGCCCCGGGTCAGCTCAACCGCCTTAAGGATATGTTTTTTTTCCAGTTCACTGAGGGTTTCAAATGGACCTTCAATCTTTGCGGGGACTGTCTGGTTTTTTTTCTTAAACCGATCGGGAAGATGGACCATTTCTATCGAGGCGGTGTCCGTTAAAATGACTGCGCGCTCGATAATATGTCTGAGTTCCCGGACATTGCCGGGAAAAGGGTAGGCCATGAAAATGGAAAGCACCTCTTCTGAAAATGATTCAACATTTTTTTTAAATTCTTTATTCAGCTGGGCTAAAAAGTAGCGGCATAATGGAAAGATATCATCCCGGCGCTCCCGAAGCGGCGGGATGTTTATTGATATGGCATTCAGTCTCTGATAAAGGTTTTTGTTGAATTTATTATTTTCGACCCGTTGTTTAAGGTCCTGGTGGGTTGCAATAATAAACCGGATATCCCTCAATGATTCTGCTGAATCCTGAGATTGCGTCGACAGGGTATCTTCCAGCAATGTGAGCATATCCTGCTGGGTCTGTTCCGGCATGGTTTCGAAATGATCCAGGAAGATGGTTCCAATGTATCGCAAATTTTTTGATTTTTCACCGACTGAACCAGGATACCAGCCCGACCCCTCAAGAGAGCCCAAAAGTTCTGTGAAATTAAAATCATCACTGAAACAGCCACAGTTAAAAGCCAGAAATCGCTGGTCTTTACGGTGGCTTGATCTGTGGATCACCCTTGCAGCCAGTTCTTTTCCGGTTCCCTGCTCCCCCCGAATCATGATGGTACAGTCCATTTCCGACAGGCGCTCAATATCTTTGCGCAGCCGCTGCATGCCGGGGGTCTCCCCGATTATTTTCGGCAGATCCCCGGATCTCCTGCCGGCGGGATCAATCAACTCTTTTGAAGGTAACTGTTTTGTGCTCTTGGCGCTGAATCCTTTGATCAAATCCCACAAATCACTCATAGAATCTTTTTCAAAATACTCTGAGCCCGAAATTTTGGTTTTTTGTCGGGTTTCCTCACTTCCATAGCCGGTCAGAAGAACCGTCTTCAGGTCAGGAGTGATCTGCTTGAGGCGGGTGATGGTGGTCAGGCCATCCATGTCCGGCATTTTTAAATCCACAATGGCCAGGTCGATTCGGGTTTTTGACGCAACTTCAATGGCACGGGTGCCGGATGATGCTTTGATGGTTTCAAAACCCAGCAGTGCAAGCCGCCGGGCCATCGAATCCAGCAGTCGTTCCTCATCATCGACCAGTAGAATTTTTATAATTCTGTTTGCCATTATTTTCCTTTGCTATTGGCCTTTCTTTAATTCCCGGGCCTTTTCCATTTTTTCTTTTGCTTTTTTCAGGGTTTCGCTTAAAAAGTCAATTTTTACCGGTTTGTGAAGATAGGCAAATGCCCCAAGATCCATACAGATTTTTCTGTCCTCTTCAGACCCTTGGCCGGTTAGAATAATCACCTCTATTTCGGGTCTTGTTTCTTTGACTTTCCTTAAAACTTCGATACCGTTGATTCCGGGCATTTTAAGGTCAAGAATCATGACTTCGGGTTCATCATCATTGATCATATCCAGGGCGGACTCGCCATCATAGGCCACGGCTGACCCCATGTCTCTTATCATGAGACGTTCAGAAAGGGTCTGGACAAATTTTCGCTCATCATCCACCAGCAGCACTTTTGGGGTTTCAAAATCATATTTGCGGTAGATGTCCGCCTGGTGATACTTCTTGCCGACTTTTGTTTCAACGGAAGTCACGCCCGGTACTTTTTCCACAATGGCTTTCAATTCATCCTCAAGCCGGCTCAACATGAGGACATGATTATTGATACTCAGGGTAACCGCCCCGTCTTTTGCATTGACACCCACGCTGTGGCCTTCTTTGGCAAGCGCCACTTCCACTTCGGATGTAAGGATAAAATCCTTAGCCGCTTTTTTGGACTGCTCCGTGGCTTTAATGACCTCGCTGCCAAGATGGCTTTCAATCAAGGCGACAGCCTCTTCCAAATCCATCTTGTCTGTGGGAATGATCATATCATAAAGAGACGGATCCCATGGATCTTTGGTATTTAAAATATCATATACCCACGAACTCCTGTCCTTGTCACTGCTGTGAATCAAACTGATCGCTTCTTTTTCAGATTTTCCTTCTTCCTTGGCAGCCATGATTCTGAATTTCATGTCTGCAATAATACAGATGCGGAGTACATGGGTAATCTCTTTGGGTATCAGCTGGCTGCTGAGTCCTTCGACAATCAGATTGTCTTTTGAAAGCATCCTTGCCAGTGCCAGTTTGATCCAGGCAGTGGCCCGTTCTTTTTCATGGGTGAACTTATTGAATACGGAAACTTTGGAAGAAAAGGCGGTTTTAATTTTATTTTCAGGCATACCTGAAATCCAGGAAGCTTCAGATATGATTTCATTATCCGTAACGATATCATATTTGATTTTTTCCATGATTTTTTCAAGAACCGGTTTTTTCTTGCAGAAAACACCGCTGAATATGGTTATGACTGGCATTGATCGTCTCCTCTGTATTTAATTGTGACGGACATTAATTATATTTTTATTTCATAGTTTGCGCAATATGGCAAACGGTTGTAAGGGGACACTGTTCTTCAGTCCCACCTTTATGGGCGGTTTCATGAACCGAACAGATCGCTTTTTCCATGGTGGGATAAATGTGACTGGGACCTATTTTTTCAAGCAGATGTGTTCGTTCCAGGACAGTCATCACGGATTCATTGATTCCGCTGAATGAGATATCGATGCCGGCGCTTCTCACCCGGTCTATGACCAGGGAGAGTGCTTCTTCACCCGAGGCATCCATATCATTGATGCCGTTGCATGCGATTATGATATGTCTCAGATTTTTCTTTGCCAGAATGCGCTCATTAATTTTATCTTCCAGGTAACTGGCATTGGCAAAAAATAACGTGCCTTCAAACCTTATCAGATCAACATATTCACATTCCATCAGTTCATTTATCATTGAATCGCGAAAGTCTTCATCCGTGTGTCGTGACAAGGAAGCTACACCCGGTCTCATGCTTTTATACAAAAACACCCCCAGGGAAAGAAGGACGCCGATCATGATCCCTTTGTCAAGGTGAGGGGCAAAAGCCAGGGTAAAGATAAAAGTGATAATGGAAATCGCGCCGTCATACCACTGGGCCCTCCAGGCATGGATAAACCCACTGATATTTATAAGCCCGATGACGGCCATCATGATGACTGCTGCCAATACCGCCTGTGGCAAATGATAAAGAAGTGGTGTGAAAAATAACAAAGCAATTACCACAATACAGCTGGTAAACACACTGGAAAACCCTGAAATAGCCCCCGCCTGAAGATTTACAGCAGACCTGGAAAAAGATCCTGAAACCGGATAGCTTCTCCCGAAAGATCCGAGGATGTTGGCCAGTCCCTGCCCGATGAGTTCCTGATTAGGGTCCAGACGCTGGCCGGTTTTGGCGGCCATGGCCTTTGCAATGGATATGGCTTCCATGAACCCCAGAAGTGAAATAATAACGGCATAGGGAAACATCTGGGTGATAATTTTTAAGTTTATTTGGGGTATTCCAAAGGAAGGAAGCCCCTTGGGGATATTTCCGACGACGGCTCCCCCCCCACTCATATTAATATTGTCAAGTGAGATCGGGTTGTTTTTGACTTTGATGCGCCAGGTTCTCCCATCGGTATCCAATCCATTTTCTGGGTCGGTTTTTAAATAAAAATTCATTGACCCTTGTGTTCCGTTCACTTTGTTGAACAGAAAATTTCTGATTTTTTCCCTGTATTTTTGCGCATTTTTTTCCAGCAATTCGATTTGAAGCGAATAGACATTAATTTCATGCTGGACATTGATCCGTTCAATCGGATCATGGAGGGTGTCAAGTATTTTGCCCGCTTCTGTCCTTTTTTCGGACAGGGGGTTGATTGCAGTGACTGTTTCGTTAAATGTCTGGATCGTTTCACCGACATCTTCTGACTTGATGGATGATATATCAACCACTGTATTTTTTTCAAACCCTGTTCCCCAAGAGATGAGGGTGGTTACAACAACAGCCACCAGTACATTTGGAATTTTAGGTGCAATCCGTTTGAGAATATACATGATTGCAAAGGCAAGGGCGCCCATAAAGAAGGTGGGCCAGTGCGTGTAATGTATCGCCGCGGTTATGACTCTCATGATGGTTTCATAGTGATGCGCCGCCTTATCAATATTCACGCCGAACAGTTTTGATAACTGGGACGATGCAATAATAATGGCGGCGGCATTGGTAAACCCGTTTACCACCGGATGGGAAAGAAAATTAACAACCAGGCCGAGTCTCAGAATGCCTAAGAGAAACTGAAACGCGCCCACCATAAGTGCCAGCATAATGGCATAAGCGATATATCCCTCGCTGCCTGTTGAAGCCAGAGGAGAAAGAGAGGCGGCAGTCATCAAGGAAACAACCGCCACCGGTCCAGTGGCCAGTTGTCGGCTTGATCCGAACAGCGCCGCGATCATGGGTGGCAGAAACGAAGCATAAAGGCCGTAATAGGCAGGGAGACCTGCCAGCTGGGCGTAGGCCATTGACTGGGGAATAAGTACCAATGCAACGGTCAGTCCGGATAAAAAATCAGTTCTGAGTGTTTCAGAATTATAATCTTTGAACCATTCAATAAAAGGGAAAAACAGTTTCAGCATTTCAGGCTCCTATCAATTGAAAACATGGTTTTTTCCAACATCCGCTGACAGAATGAGACTGGAATATTCAAAAGAATGGCTGCAATATCACTGGCCATCCGGTTCGTCACAGGGACGGAGGATGATATGAACCATCGGGGTGAAATATTTGAAGAATTGTTTAACATTTGATCAATCTCCTAAAGCAAGTTGTTTACAAATGAAACTTATATGAGTATTACACGTCTATAAAGTAAATTTTTTTAACAGTCAATTAAAAATATTTCAAAATAAAACATATAGACATATTGATAACAAATGATGAAGTTAAATTGGCTGAGATGCTTGCCAGGTGGATTGAACTGCGAATATGTCGGTCGCTGATCACACCTCATCGGACAAGGGACTTTTTTCGGAGTGCTCTACCTCGTCTTTCTCCAGTTTTTGAATGATATCTTCTACTTTATGAGAGGATAGATGTCTTTTGCAGGCATCGGCCTGGCGATCACATACCCCTGGGCTGTGTCACAGCCCATTTTTGCCAAAGCGTTCAGTGTGGCCTCGTCTTCCATGCCTTCCGCCGTGACCGTGAGCCCCAGATTGTGGGACAGATGGATCATGCCGGCGACAATATCAAAGTCACGGGGGCTGGTTAAAATGTTTTTGACAAAACTTCTGTCAAGTTTCACCTCGTCAATATCAAACCGGCTCAGATAGGTCAGGCAGGAATGACCCGTGCCGAAATCATCGATAGCCCAGCGGACCCCCGCATCATGCAGGTCTGAAATGACCTCCCGGGCGTGGTCGGGATTTTGGATGATCTCTGTTTCGGTTACCTCAAAGCAGAGTCCTTTCCGGATGTCCGGTTCCAGCTGTTCTTTGATGAAATCCACCAGATCTTCATCGGTCAGATCATTTGCAGAAATGTTCACACTGATTCTGAACCGGGCGTTATATTCACGGCAGCGGATCAGTTCCTGTACCGCTTCTTTGATGACCCATCGGGTCACCTGACGAATCAGGCCGCTTTTCTCCAGCATCGGGATGAATTTCCCCGGAGAGATCATGCCCAGTTTCGGGTGATGCCAGCGGATCAGTGCTTCTGCTTCCTGAATACGTCCGCTGGCCAGGTCAAGTTTTGGCTGATACACCAGATGCATGTCCCGGGTGCCGTGAAGATGAAGGTCATGTAACAGAATCAGGTCATCGGAATCAGGTTCCAGCTGCGGTGAATAAGTTCGCCATGACAGATTTTCATGGATCGCCGCAGAATAGGCGGTGATGGCCTGACGGATGTATTCCTCGGCTTTGGGACCGGAGGACCCCATGGCCACCTTTCCGACACTCACCCCCATCACCACCTCGGGAGTGACATCCACCCCGTCGATTTTGCAGGATATCTTGAGAAGGTCGTAAATCCGGGCAGGCGGGGTGCCGGGCCGGGCTGCCAGGATAAAATAACCGATGCCTGAATGGGTTGTCTCTAAAAAATCAAGATATTGCAGACGGTGTGCAAAATCTTTGATCATCTTTTCATAGCCGGAACGGCCGAACAGACTGTTGATGGATTCCAGGTTTTTCAGGCGAAGAAACACGACCACAGGGGGGTGTCCGGATTTCTGGACCAGGCGCTGTTCAAGGCGGTCGGCAAATGCCTGGCGGCTGTGAAGGCCTGTCATTACATCATATTCCGCCAGGTAGCGCAGTTGGCGGGTGCGTTTTGCTACCTGGCGTTTCAGATACCAGGACAGGGACAGTCCGGCCAGGCCTAAAAGAACCAAAGGGATCAAGATCCAGGCGATTGTTTGCAGGTGATCGGTCATTGTCGGCGGATGCCACTCCAGGGCTTTTTTCCACCTCTCGTAGATCGAAAAATAAGTGCCGTCCGCCTGCATGGCGGCCAGCTCCCGGTTCATCCACTCCAGCAGTTCGGTATTGCCTTTGCGAACTCCGAAAACATAGGGCTGGTGCCAGAATAGATGGCTTGTCTGAACAACATCCATGCCTGTTGCATTCTGTCGGGAGGTCAGAGAGACTTCTATGCAGGCATCGGCAAGGCCGGTATGAACCACCTCGACACAGGCCCGCTCGGTATCCACCGGAACCAGAGTGATGCCGGTCTGTTCTTCCTGCAGCCGGCGTTCTGCATAACTGCCTGACACAACCGCCGTCCGAAAGCCTTTCAGGTTATCCAGGCTTCTGAACTGTCTGCCTTTGGTATGGGAGAAAATGGCATGGGACAGGTGATAAAACGGGAGCGTGAAGTCAAAGTGCTGACTGCGCTCCTCTGAGGCAAAAAAAGCAATCACATCCGCTTTGCCGGTTTTGACGGCGGATACCGCATCCGGCCAGTTTTCCAGCCGGTGTTCGACCGTTCTTCCGCCATGCCGTCCCATACTTTCCTGAAGGTCAATGATAAACCCTTTGGCCCGCCCCTTTGCATCGAGCCATTCAAAAGGCGGATAGTCGGCAGATCCGGCAAAAACGATTTTTGTCTGCCGGTCAGAATCTGTTTGTGCAAAAGATCTGTCCGAAAGGATTCCGGAAAGCAACAACGTGGCTGCAATCAAATAAAGACTGATTCTACGCATGGGCTCTCCTCTCCTTGATTACAGGCCGCATCACCCTTTTTTTTGTTTAAAATATTCCATGGCTTTCAAAACAAACCGGGCATAGGCCCCGGCCTGGCCCCCGCCCATTTCGATGGCCACATCGATGGTTTCATAAATTTCTTCATCAGCGGCACCCTGCTGAAGGGCCTGGTCAAGATGCCATTCCATGCAGGGCTCACACTTTGTGACAATTGAAATGGAAAGCGCCATCAATTCTTTGGTTTTCTTGGTGAGCGCCCCGTTTCTGAACGCTTTTTCCTCCACTTCCAGAAACGGCCGGTACGTCTTCACATTTTCCAGGAATGTCAGGTGTGTTTTTTTCCGGTCTTCAATGCTTTGCTGGATCTTTTTTTCAGTCAGGTCGTTCATTTTTGCCTCATGGATATATGATGATCGTTTTCAGTCTGCCAGTAACACTCCTTTTCAACAGTGAAATCCCTGTTGGACCCTCATCAGGTGTAAAAGAATGTCAGCCTTTCTGCTCAAAATAGTCTGATAATAATTTTTGCCATTCTTCGATGAAATTTTCATAATCACGCTCACTGAATCCCAGAACAAAAATTTCCCCAGCTTTTGACAGTGCAATATATTTGTACGTCACTTGAATTTTGGTCTTAGAGGGTCCCAGTGCCGAACACTTTACTGTAACGATCCCAAGCTTGTGCTCAGGCTCAATCTTGTAAAACTGCACCAGGTGAGATCCAGGGTCATATGTTTTTACGATCCAGATCGCATTCATTGTTCCATGGTCATGATTTTCTGTTAAAAAAACATAGTCCTCGGAAAGATCGGTGGTTCCCATAATATTCTTATAGTCCCAGCCGGGGACCCACAGCTTTTCTCCTTCGGGGCTGAACAGCAGGAACAGCTTATCTATTGGGACATCCAATTCGAACGATTTTGTATGTGTTGCTGATTTCATGTC encodes the following:
- a CDS encoding SulP family inorganic anion transporter; amino-acid sequence: MLKLFFPFIEWFKDYNSETLRTDFLSGLTVALVLIPQSMAYAQLAGLPAYYGLYASFLPPMIAALFGSSRQLATGPVAVVSLMTAASLSPLASTGSEGYIAYAIMLALMVGAFQFLLGILRLGLVVNFLSHPVVNGFTNAAAIIIASSQLSKLFGVNIDKAAHHYETIMRVITAAIHYTHWPTFFMGALAFAIMYILKRIAPKIPNVLVAVVVTTLISWGTGFEKNTVVDISSIKSEDVGETIQTFNETVTAINPLSEKRTEAGKILDTLHDPIERINVQHEINVYSLQIELLEKNAQKYREKIRNFLFNKVNGTQGSMNFYLKTDPENGLDTDGRTWRIKVKNNPISLDNINMSGGGAVVGNIPKGLPSFGIPQINLKIITQMFPYAVIISLLGFMEAISIAKAMAAKTGQRLDPNQELIGQGLANILGSFGRSYPVSGSFSRSAVNLQAGAISGFSSVFTSCIVVIALLFFTPLLYHLPQAVLAAVIMMAVIGLINISGFIHAWRAQWYDGAISIITFIFTLAFAPHLDKGIMIGVLLSLGVFLYKSMRPGVASLSRHTDEDFRDSMINELMECEYVDLIRFEGTLFFANASYLEDKINERILAKKNLRHIIIACNGINDMDASGEEALSLVIDRVRSAGIDISFSGINESVMTVLERTHLLEKIGPSHIYPTMEKAICSVHETAHKGGTEEQCPLTTVCHIAQTMK
- a CDS encoding carboxymuconolactone decarboxylase family protein encodes the protein MNDLTEKKIQQSIEDRKKTHLTFLENVKTYRPFLEVEEKAFRNGALTKKTKELMALSISIVTKCEPCMEWHLDQALQQGAADEEIYETIDVAIEMGGGQAGAYARFVLKAMEYFKQKKG
- a CDS encoding response regulator encodes the protein MPVITIFSGVFCKKKPVLEKIMEKIKYDIVTDNEIISEASWISGMPENKIKTAFSSKVSVFNKFTHEKERATAWIKLALARMLSKDNLIVEGLSSQLIPKEITHVLRICIIADMKFRIMAAKEEGKSEKEAISLIHSSDKDRSSWVYDILNTKDPWDPSLYDMIIPTDKMDLEEAVALIESHLGSEVIKATEQSKKAAKDFILTSEVEVALAKEGHSVGVNAKDGAVTLSINNHVLMLSRLEDELKAIVEKVPGVTSVETKVGKKYHQADIYRKYDFETPKVLLVDDERKFVQTLSERLMIRDMGSAVAYDGESALDMINDDEPEVMILDLKMPGINGIEVLRKVKETRPEIEVIILTGQGSEEDRKICMDLGAFAYLHKPVKIDFLSETLKKAKEKMEKARELKKGQ
- a CDS encoding EAL domain-containing protein, translating into MRRISLYLIAATLLLSGILSDRSFAQTDSDRQTKIVFAGSADYPPFEWLDAKGRAKGFIIDLQESMGRHGGRTVEHRLENWPDAVSAVKTGKADVIAFFASEERSQHFDFTLPFYHLSHAIFSHTKGRQFRSLDNLKGFRTAVVSGSYAERRLQEEQTGITLVPVDTERACVEVVHTGLADACIEVSLTSRQNATGMDVVQTSHLFWHQPYVFGVRKGNTELLEWMNRELAAMQADGTYFSIYERWKKALEWHPPTMTDHLQTIAWILIPLVLLGLAGLSLSWYLKRQVAKRTRQLRYLAEYDVMTGLHSRQAFADRLEQRLVQKSGHPPVVVFLRLKNLESINSLFGRSGYEKMIKDFAHRLQYLDFLETTHSGIGYFILAARPGTPPARIYDLLKISCKIDGVDVTPEVVMGVSVGKVAMGSSGPKAEEYIRQAITAYSAAIHENLSWRTYSPQLEPDSDDLILLHDLHLHGTRDMHLVYQPKLDLASGRIQEAEALIRWHHPKLGMISPGKFIPMLEKSGLIRQVTRWVIKEAVQELIRCREYNARFRISVNISANDLTDEDLVDFIKEQLEPDIRKGLCFEVTETEIIQNPDHAREVISDLHDAGVRWAIDDFGTGHSCLTYLSRFDIDEVKLDRSFVKNILTSPRDFDIVAGMIHLSHNLGLTVTAEGMEDEATLNALAKMGCDTAQGYVIARPMPAKDIYPLIK